The stretch of DNA GCAGAAACCAGTTTATTTATTCAAAAACAAACTGGGGAAATCCGAGCGCTCATGAAGCGCACTGCACAAGATATCATTGAAATCGGACAGAAGTTGATATTAGTTAAAGAGAAACTTGCTCACGGGAGATTCCTAGATTGGATAGCAGCTGAATTTGAATGGAGTTATCCAACTGCGGCGAGATTCATGCAGGTAGCGAATTCATTTAGCAAAACTTATCAAATTGATAAGTTTGCGGCTTCTGCCTTATATGTTCTAGCTGCACCTTCAACACCAGCAAGTGCTCGTGCGGAAGCGATCGCTCGTGCGGAAGCAGGAGAACCAATCACATATACGATCGCCAAAGAAATTAGGCAAAAACATAGTTCACCTGGCGCAAAACCCAAAGCAGAATCAGTGCCGCCACTAAAATCAGTTCCGGCTCTATTACCTGCTAATGAATCACGTCCTAAAGTCGAAATTGTTGCCACTCGTCCAGCCAAAGAAATAGTCAAAGAAAAAGAAGTTGTTTCCATCCAAAAGAAAGAAGTTGAATTACCAGAAATTAAACGAGTAATTCCCCTTTCTGTAACCACAACATCATCAACTACAACACCATCAATACAAACTATTTCTCAACCATCTCCAATAGTTAGCAAACGCGAGCAAGCAGGAATATGGTGGCAGTTAGGTAGACGACATTTACTATATGGTGGCGATCCTAATTCCGCAGAGTTTATGCAGAAAGTACCCCATCATGCGGGATTATTATTAGGATTTCCTGCTGGTAAAGATTGGTATTCAAATATCCCCGCCGAAAATCGGATTATTGTCACCAAAAATTTACCCCAATCTAAAGATATTCGACTTTTTGAAGACACTTTAGAGTCAATTATTTTGTTATACACTGAATTGGGGGAAACCGTAATTGTTTGTTACCTACCCTATCCAGAAATTCTTTCCACAATTAATCGCTTAGATCGGCTAGCGATCTTTGCAGAACCAGATCCCAAACGAGTAAATGAAATTATTTCTGATTGGAAAAGAGGAGGACTGAAAGCGGAGAAAATTGAGTTCTAACTCTTTTTCATTCCAGGGTGCATTTCGCTAAAGCTAGTACAAGAGGGCAGAAGTCTCTATGAAAATAAGTATTGATAGAAAGTTGTTTAACTTATTTTTGATATATAGGCATTTCTGCTAAACTGCACTAGTTCTGCAATACATAAACTAACAATCATGTCCTGAATACTAAAATATCAGGACATTTAATTTTACTTTTTTAGACATTGTTCAGTTATCTTAAAAATAATATCTAGCCGGAAATTATTTACTAAATCTATTAAACTATTGGCCAAATTAATATAGCTTTCTGGAAGTTCTTGAACTAATTCCATAATTAATTGATCGTCAACTGCGGCAGCGGCTTGATGTAATTTTTTGATCCATTCTTGAGACATTACATTTAAGTTTTCTGGAGTTAATTCTAAAGCCTGGTAATGTTCAAATTTTGACGGTGAGTTATCTGCATATACATAACGTATATCTAGGTATTTCGCCATTTTTTCTAATAAAACCTCTGAGCGAAAAGGTTTAGTTAGAAAGTCATTACAACCAGCTTTTAAAATAGCTGGTTGTTGTTCTTCAAAAACACTAGCGGTAAGAGCAATAATAATTGTGTTTTTTCCCAATGGATGCGCTTTAATTATTTGAGTAGCTTCGTAACCATCCATGACTGGCATTCGCATATCCATCCAGATCAAATGAGGTTGCCAAACTTCCCAAATTTTAATTGCTTCTTGACCATTTTCTGCTTCTTTTACCTGAAATCCCAGAGGTGTTAATAATTTTACTAGTAGTTGTCGATTCTCTTTAATATCTTCAACAACTAAGATTCGATAAGTTGGTTGATTCGGTTCTAAACAGATAATCTGTTGAGTGTTGAAGCTAAGATTTTTTTCGGTTTCGGGTGCTAACTTAGCTATAATATTAAAAGTAAAAATAGAGCCGACACCTAATTGGCTTTCAACAGTAATTTCGCCACCCATTAGTTTGACAAATTGTTGGCTAATAGCTAATCCTAATCCTGTTCCCTGACCTGTTTGGCGACCTGTTTGAGTTTGAGCAAAAGGTTGAAATAATGTAGAAATTTCAGAGGGGCAAATTCCTGGGCCAGTATCTTTAATAGTGAAAATTATTTGCACATTTTCTGCTTTTTGTGGCTCTAATTCTGCTGGTACAACTGTTAAAGATACAGAACCTTTTTGAGTAAATTTAATTGCATTACCTAATAAGTTAAGTAAAACCTGACGCAGTTTACTTTCATCTGTTTGGATATTTTCAGGTATTTCAGGAGCAATTATAAAATTTAATTCTAAACCTTTAGAATCAGCTTTTAACCACAACATATCTTTGAGCAATATCAAAAGTTGAGGTAAATTAAAACTGCTTTCGTTTAAGGTAATTTGTCCTGATTCAATCTTCGCCATTGATAAGATATCATTAATTAAGTTGAGTAAATGTTCGCCACTACGATTGATAATTTCTAAGTGTTCTTTTTGTTCTGGGGAAACAGAATTACTCCGCACCATAATTTGGCTAAATCCTAAAATTGCATTTAAAGGTGTACGTAATTCATGACTCATTTTGGCTAAGAATTGACTTTTGGCATAGTTGGCGGCATCAGCAACTTCTTTCGCTGTCATTAGTTCTAGAGATTGTCTTTGGGTTTGAGAAAGTAGTTCTGCTTGCTGTAAAGCAACTGCTAATTGCGTGCCTATTTGGAGTACTACATTAATTTCTGATTTTTGCCATTTTCTGGAGTGGGAATTTTGATAAACTGATAGCAGTCCCCAAAATTGATTCCCACAAAAAATTGGCACTGTTAAGTAAGCTTTAGCTTGAAATCTTTCTAAAATTTCAATGTGACAATTTGTCAGGTCACTTTGATAAATATCTGCTATAGCTAAGTAATTAGTAGCGCGGTTTTCTATATCATTTTGATATAATTTCTTGATGATACATTCTTCTTTGTTTAAAATACAAGTTGTTAGTTGTGGATTTTGTTGTTGTACTTCTATCAATGATTTCCAGTTATCTGCGACTGATTCGGCAACAAATTCTCCATTCCAATCATTATTAAAGCGATAAATGGTGACGCGATCGCAATCTAGTAGTTGTTGTAATTCAGTAGTTGTAGCACTAAAAATTTCTGGCAATTCTAATGTTTGACGGATTTTTTGAATTACTTGTGTGAGTGCTTGTTCCCGTTTGGCACTTTCTCGTAAGGCTTTTTCAGCTTGTTTACGTTCTGTAACTTCTACAACAACCGATCCTACGGTATGAGAATGTCCATCTTCTCCGGGAATGGGAAATAAAGAAACTATCCAATCGCGGATAACTCCAGGTTGACTGAGAACTTCTCCTTTAATTTCTATGTTCAGTGTTGGTTCTTTTGTGATTAAAACTTGTTGATATAAAGGTACTACACTGGAGGCAATTTCAGGTAAAATTTGGTATATGTTTTTTCCAATATGTTCTGATACTGGTAAGCCATTAAGTTCTGCTAATTGTTGGTTGATTTTTATATAGCGTAATTCTTCGTCTATGATACATAATCCGACTGGTGCTGAGTAGAAGAAAGCGTTGAGTAAAGCTTCTCGCAAAGCGAGTTTGTGTTCTAAGGCTTTGCGATCGCTAATGTCTCTGCCTTCAGCAATTAATAAAGTTACTTGTCCTTGGGAATTAGAAATTGGACGTAGGGAAAAATCAATAGTTACAGTTTGATTATCTTTACCAATTACATCTACTTCATAACGCATAAAAGCTCCGGCTGCGGCAGCTGCGATCGCCAAATTTAACTCTGTCTGAGTTTCGCTAGAAATTGTCCACCATTTAGTTTGCCAAAATGGTTTACCGATCGCTTCTTTTCTAGTAATTCCGGCAAAATCTAACGCGGTTTGATTAATTTCTAAAATTATTCCATCGGGTTGTAATAAACCGATAAATTGAATTGCTTGATTAAAAATGGCACGAAATTTTTCTTCACTTTTCCGTAAAGCGATTTCGGCTTGCTTGCGTTCGGTAATATCCATTGCCGTACCATATAATTTTATGACTTTTTGCTCATCATTTAGAATCGCTTCTCCTCTACTTTCTATGTAACGTATTTC from Phormidium ambiguum IAM M-71 encodes:
- a CDS encoding DUF3102 domain-containing protein, which translates into the protein MPASAQSSLQKVFDYTMLDAETSLFIQKQTGEIRALMKRTAQDIIEIGQKLILVKEKLAHGRFLDWIAAEFEWSYPTAARFMQVANSFSKTYQIDKFAASALYVLAAPSTPASARAEAIARAEAGEPITYTIAKEIRQKHSSPGAKPKAESVPPLKSVPALLPANESRPKVEIVATRPAKEIVKEKEVVSIQKKEVELPEIKRVIPLSVTTTSSTTTPSIQTISQPSPIVSKREQAGIWWQLGRRHLLYGGDPNSAEFMQKVPHHAGLLLGFPAGKDWYSNIPAENRIIVTKNLPQSKDIRLFEDTLESIILLYTELGETVIVCYLPYPEILSTINRLDRLAIFAEPDPKRVNEIISDWKRGGLKAEKIEF
- a CDS encoding PAS domain S-box protein gives rise to the protein MQNQENPSLINYHPLTATSDTNVDVAIALMQQYSTSYLVVLANAETAEESPVIGLFTEREIIQITASKVQLNKLPLASVINRDVVTIDEAAAQDLFTINSFFREYKINYLPVLGKTGNCVGIITRQSIQDNLNTQCNQQLVQLQKLAEQQATELQNLSEQLQSEINHRQLAENKFYSAEAKMRTILEAMTDLLMVINLQENQIKDIEIIPSNLNDLPHSNELIDCTLELFLSENANAWLEKIRESLLKKQKISLDYNLLWSEEEYWFTATISPISENAVLWVARDITARKQAEQALQHSKTTLATAQRVAHIGSWEFDVVQTKVTWSEELFHIFGLDTNQPEPTFTEHKQLIYPEDCDDWYQIVNDSLQTGNSYTQIFRIIHSNGEIRYIESRGEAILNDEQKVIKLYGTAMDITERKQAEIALRKSEEKFRAIFNQAIQFIGLLQPDGIILEINQTALDFAGITRKEAIGKPFWQTKWWTISSETQTELNLAIAAAAAGAFMRYEVDVIGKDNQTVTIDFSLRPISNSQGQVTLLIAEGRDISDRKALEHKLALREALLNAFFYSAPVGLCIIDEELRYIKINQQLAELNGLPVSEHIGKNIYQILPEIASSVVPLYQQVLITKEPTLNIEIKGEVLSQPGVIRDWIVSLFPIPGEDGHSHTVGSVVVEVTERKQAEKALRESAKREQALTQVIQKIRQTLELPEIFSATTTELQQLLDCDRVTIYRFNNDWNGEFVAESVADNWKSLIEVQQQNPQLTTCILNKEECIIKKLYQNDIENRATNYLAIADIYQSDLTNCHIEILERFQAKAYLTVPIFCGNQFWGLLSVYQNSHSRKWQKSEINVVLQIGTQLAVALQQAELLSQTQRQSLELMTAKEVADAANYAKSQFLAKMSHELRTPLNAILGFSQIMVRSNSVSPEQKEHLEIINRSGEHLLNLINDILSMAKIESGQITLNESSFNLPQLLILLKDMLWLKADSKGLELNFIIAPEIPENIQTDESKLRQVLLNLLGNAIKFTQKGSVSLTVVPAELEPQKAENVQIIFTIKDTGPGICPSEISTLFQPFAQTQTGRQTGQGTGLGLAISQQFVKLMGGEITVESQLGVGSIFTFNIIAKLAPETEKNLSFNTQQIICLEPNQPTYRILVVEDIKENRQLLVKLLTPLGFQVKEAENGQEAIKIWEVWQPHLIWMDMRMPVMDGYEATQIIKAHPLGKNTIIIALTASVFEEQQPAILKAGCNDFLTKPFRSEVLLEKMAKYLDIRYVYADNSPSKFEHYQALELTPENLNVMSQEWIKKLHQAAAAVDDQLIMELVQELPESYINLANSLIDLVNNFRLDIIFKITEQCLKK